From a region of the Cygnus atratus isolate AKBS03 ecotype Queensland, Australia chromosome 3, CAtr_DNAZoo_HiC_assembly, whole genome shotgun sequence genome:
- the LOC118251187 gene encoding uncharacterized protein LOC118251187, which produces MAKGLQRITGVIRWRAAVWLDGDSAKFLGTPRLPSIQEEGSAFFLSGNTGEPVHHDCLETIEATYASRPDLRDSPMEDGENWFTDGSSYVPSGKRHAGYAITTSQELMESKPLPMNTSAQKVEIIALTRALEFAQGKTVNIYTDSKYAFGVVHAHGAIWKERGLLNSQGKNIKHAEEVLKLLEAVQLPEKVAIMHIKAHQRVSSELERGSELADREAKQVAKTEVNTEGALIPDG; this is translated from the exons ATGGCAAAGGGGTTGCAAAGGATTACAGGAGTGATCCG ATGGAGGGCGGCTGTATGGCTGGACGGTGATTCTGCTAAATTTCTTGGGACTCCAAGGCTACCGAGTATCCAGGAAGAAGGCTCAG cttttttcctcagtgGAAACACAGGAGAACCAGTGCATCATGACTGCTTGGAGACTATTGAAGCAACATATGCAAGCCGTCCGGACCTGAGAGACAGTCCTATGGAAGATGGGGAGAACTGGTTTACGGATGGAAGCAGCTATGTTCCGAGTGGTAAGAGGCATGCAGGATATGCCATCACCACCAGCCAAGAACTAATGGAGTCAAAGCCTCTGCCGATGAATACTTCTGCACAGAAGGTGGAAATAATTGCTCTGACTCGTGCCTTGGAATTTGCCCAAGGCAAAACTGTGAACATCTATACAGACTCAAAGTATGCCTTCGGGGTCGTACATGCACATGGAGCAatctggaaggaaagaggatTATTAAACTCTCAGGGCAAAAACATAAAGCATGCAGAAGAGGTCCTGAAACTGTTAGAGGCAGTCCAACTCCCTGAGAAAGTGGCGATTATGCACATTAAGGCACACCAGAGAGTGAGCTCAGAATTGGAAAGAGGAAGTGAGCTGGCAGACAGAGAGGCAAAACAAGTAGCTAAAACTGAGGTAAATACAGAAGGAGCTTTGATCCCTGATGGATGA
- the LOC126913270 gene encoding LOW QUALITY PROTEIN: endogenous retrovirus group V member 2 Env polyprotein-like (The sequence of the model RefSeq protein was modified relative to this genomic sequence to represent the inferred CDS: inserted 1 base in 1 codon; substituted 1 base at 1 genomic stop codon): MDWTLTFAHPRNGTCPFGNDAHKHLEERFELLPCENVNIYTTCLNDSSPCVGTRPLSHLAQEPDNCSMAEYVGAFNLTKIRGYGAKVTICADKRDNMNSGLNPLTQTCKLQIGFYCGDGRDRKSLPSNWKGHCIGDYFSPRGGIFTGPPSGIVQTXWRRTRTTLDNPLMMRPMGFRSFVRWLIPSLGVNELEKAIVNISAMVEIIGNATADALSALQEEISSLHKVVLQNRMGLDMLLAKEGGLCTVINQTCCAYVNKRKQIETDLEKIWEKNKILHAVAQDDTSWGFTDLXRKLNSWLPNLTWLKQLFITIIVVIVLSMVLCMVIRCTLRCFKSTGDSYSEWKKNQLRQKLESNKHLEGILDRETLY; the protein is encoded by the exons ATGGATTGGACATTGACCTTTGCGCACCCAAGAAATGGAACATGTCCATTTGGCAATGATGCTCATAAACATCTAGAGGAAAGATTTGAACTACTCCCATGTGAGAATGTTAATATATACACCACATGTTTAAATGATAGTTCCCCTTGTGTAGGTACACGTCCACTTAGCCATTTAGCCCAGGAACCCGACAACTGCAGTATGGCAGAATATGTAGGAGCTTTTAATCTTACTAAAATTAGAGGTTATGGTGCAAAAGTCACAATATGTGCCGATAAAAGAGATAATATGAACTCAGGCCTCAATCCTCTCACACAAACCTGCAAGTTACAAATAGGATTCTATTGTGGAGATGGGCGTGATAGAAAAAGCTTGCCCTCAAATTGGAAGGGTCATTGTATAGGGGACTACTTCAGTCCTCGAGGGGGTATATTCACTGGACCACCTTCAGGAATAGTCCAAACTTGATGGAGACGAACACGTACCACTCTGGATAACCCTCTCATGATGAGGCCTATGGGATTTCGTAGTTTTGTAAGGTGGTTAATTCCATCCCTGGGAgtaaatgaattagaaaaagctaTTGTAAATATCTCAGCCATGGTGGAAATTATTGGAAATGCCACAGCCGATGCTCTTTCGGCATTGCaggaagaaatttcttccttacacaAAGTAGTGCTTCAGAATAGGATGGGATTAGATATGCTTTTAGCCAAAGAGGGAGGATTATGTACAGTCATAAACCAAACTTGCTGTGCATATGTAAACAAACGAAAACAGATTGAGACCGACCTGGAGAAGATttgggaaaagaataaaattttgcatGCAGTAGCCCAGGATGATACATCCTGGGGATTTACAGATT GTAGAAAATTGAATTCCTGGTTGCCAAACCTAACATGGCTGAAGCAGTTGTTTATCACAATAATCGTGGTCATAGTTTTGTCCATGGTTCTTTGCATGGTGATCCGATGTACCTTACGGTGTTTTAAGAGTACAGGAGATTCCTACAGTGAATGGAAAAAGAACCAACTAAGACAGAAACTTGAGTCTAACAAACATCTTGAAGGGATATTAGATAGGGAAACACTGTATTAA